A section of the Humulus lupulus chromosome 2, drHumLupu1.1, whole genome shotgun sequence genome encodes:
- the LOC133818588 gene encoding uncharacterized protein LOC133818588 — protein sequence METWRLKHYDAEKGWTGIELEPLYDKMMELRGQHPPEELSDKEIMERVLGRDLVYLRGWGRSPSVTTSTSHRENIVGNQTTYEELVERLNDTTSRLCGYSSS from the exons ATGGAg ACATGGCGTCTAAAGCATTATGATGCTGAGAAAGGATGGACTGGAATAGAGCTCGAGCCATTATAT gaTAAAATGATGGAGTTAAGGGGTCAACATCCTCCAGAAGAACTGTCTGATAAAGAGATTATGGAGCGTGTACTTGGACGTGATTTGGTATACTTGCGAGGGTGGGGGCGGTCTCCTAGTGTCACAACTTCCACTTCACATCGTGAAAATATTGTGGGTAATCAAACAACTTATGAAGAGTTAGTTGAACGACTTAATGATACAACTTCCCGCCTTTGTGGATATTCTTCGTCATAA